TGTAGAGTCATCATCAACGTTGAGCAATGCTAGACTCAAATGTAACTCAGCACTTGAATTTGGATAAACCTCATCATCATTATCCTCCTGCTTATCCAAATCCTCAATGCCTTTATTTGGAGAGATCACTGACTTGTCAAAATCATTGTCCCCTCTCAGGAGCTGTAGAATCTGGAGAAATGGAAAATTCTATGAAAAATTCACTCTGCTACTAACTAAAACTTGAAGAGTGAAATGCTTTTACCTCTTTCATTGTAGGGCGAAGGCGAGCTGCCCGTGTGGTGCAGAGGTTAGCTGCAAGAACTATTCTCTGCATTTGGACCTCATCATATTTCCCATCCAAATTAGGATCCAGTAGGCCTTTCAGATCCCCATTCTCTGTTTTTGGTTTTGCCTGAATCCAAAGTACTTGTAAATTGTTATTCCTTCACAACATTGTTCACAAGtaacaactaaaaaattatataactttTAGAGATGATACTTACCCACATAACCAAGCTCTCTTGGACTTTAGGAGCACTGCTGATAGGTTCTCTTCCTGATAGTAATTCAAGCAGAACTACACCGAAAGCATAGACATCTACCTTGTCACTGAGCTTACcatacataaaatattcagGAGCAAGATACCCAAAAGTTCCAACGACTTCGTCTCCAGTCATAAAAGATGAACCTGCCGGTCCCCATATTGCCAGGCCAAAATCGGATAGCTGTCATGTTGAAACATTGATAAGCCATGTAATAAATTTGAGACTTATTATCAGATTATCTGAAaatgattgatgataaaagCACCTGGGCTTCAAATTTGTCCGATACAAGTATGTTTGAGGACTTGATATCTCGATGAATAACAGGCCTTGAGCATTCATTGTGGAGGTAAAATAAAGCTTCAGCAATCCCAACAGCTATATTAAATCTTACTTCCCATGACAACGGATGCTTATCTCTGCACTTACCTATACATTAACTCACGTCAGCTAGGCTTACAACAAGTTTGATCAAGATAAAAGAGAGCACAGATCAAGCTTTACCATGTAAGTACTCTCCTAAGCTTCCTTTAGACAAGAAATGGTAAACAGAAATTAGATTATCATCTTCAATGCAGACCCCAAGCAGAGGTGCTATGTTCTTGTGCTCCAAGGTTGAGATGATATCAACTTCATGGGCAAAATCCTTCCATGCTTCTTTGGATGACTCCATAATCTTTACTGCTACATGCTTACCATCAGGAAGAACTCCCTTGTACACTCGGTTACATCCTCCTTTCCCTATGAGATTTTCTGTTAcgagaaaagaagaaattaggGAAAAGACACGCCCAAAGAGTGTCAAAAAAGGGGAAATCTTGGCACTTTTAGGACAATAAAAGGTAAAAACCTGAAGAAAATTCAGAAGTTGCAGTTTGCAGAACCTCATAACTAAACCATTTCAAACCACATGTGCTCATTTTAAGCAGAACCTCCAAGCCTTTCCTTAGCTCATCTAATGAACCGTTCCTAATACTCTCATCCACAATGTCACTCATCTCTCTTTCCGATCGCTTTTCATCCGTAGTAGAACATGTAGGACTGTGCAGTGGGGAACGATTTGGTAAGCTCATAACCCATTGCACCACAGACAGCTTCCTTGCATTAATGGCTTCTGGTGTCCCTGAACTAGCTCTGCGTTGCAACGGCCAACCAGGCCTATGCTCCAAAATATCTACTGATAAAACAGAACTTGATCTCGAAATAGTCCTACTTTCACATAAAAGAGTTGGATATCTATCTTTTGATGCTGCATCACTGCCTCTTCCACTCGATTTCTCAGTCTCAGCCTCGGAATAAGCAAATTCAGATTGGCTTTCTTTAAAACACTGACTTTCAATTAGACTAACACTAGGTCTTGGATTTCCATTGACTCCTGCCATAACCACAAGCATATTTAACAACCTTGAGGGATGTATTTCGAGGACTTTTTTCTCACAAGGACTCACATATCAAACATTCAAACCTGGTAGTTGATTATTGTTGCACCTTCTGAAGACAATTCTCCCATTGTTGATCGCCAAAACATCAGTTGTTGGTGGCAATTTCTTGAAGCAATATTTAGCCGTCGAACACCTAcctctgaaaaataaaatctgttTAGAGTAATCAGAAAAGAACCGCACTAAATTCAACTAATACAAATCTTGAACTTCTAGCTGCCCCTACCCAAGAGCACTTTTCTTGCTCGTCCCCACAACTAAGGCCGCGGCAGCATAGTTCTTAGCCTCTCTAACTAAAACTCTTCGGACCGAACTTCCTGCCATGATCTGGCCAGCGAGGCCTACCTGTAAACCCAAATATCAGAAACCATGATCAAATTAATCAAACTTATGATAATATTATCAGAAAGGGTACAATCACAAACCTGATTTACAGAACACAGTCCTTCATAGACTTCTAAATAACTATCCAACAATGACTTGTCTTTTGAAGCATGATCTGTGTTGAAGACTTTGAATCAATAACTAATTATGTGCAAATTAAAGCCATAAGGTTCTGAACTTAGTAACGGGAAAAGGGGGTTACCGGCATTTCGACAAACATGAATAGCAATAACAGAATCTCCAGGCTCAGCAACTTTCACTAGAGCCCAGCTCAGAAGATCCCTGCTATGGCTATCGATTCGAATTCCAACCAACACGTTCCTGTTCTTCATCTGTTCAATTGGCATTTTTAGTTCTCCGTTTCTCTTCTGCTAAATTGCTACCGCAAATTCAATCCCTTTATTGATTCTATTATTAATCTTTCCCCAATTTGCAAACAATCTGCACACAGATCCTCTTTTAACAACCTTCCCAGTTCTTGCAATGATCATGCCTATCACTGCGACAGAAAAGCTACCGTTATTAGTTTACTGCTACAACATGCTAGGCACCTAAAGCCACCACTTGTAACTTGTAATTATAAACAAATGCATGATACCCCATCAAGAGATTCTCTTGTAAGAACCAAAAGTTTACAGTTATAAAAAACATCCCATTAAATTTTGAACCAAATCTTGCACTATGGactaaagagttttttttttttttttttttttaatattgaatcaAGAACAAGTTAAATGAAAGAGGACAAGAGAAAATGCACCTAAATTTTGTACCCATTCTTCTTTAAGACCTCGcatgtttttaaaataaaattgccgCCAAAGCTCATCACCCTACCTAATGCAAACTACTATTCAAAAGCAGAGGaatcatatattaaaataatggaaaaatgaaggaattatttaaaaaaggaaaagatggGTGATTGGTGACGAAAAAGATTAGATAAGCAAAtgggattttttaaaaaatggtgATTTTTGTGGAAATGGCGAGAAGAAAGTGTCGGCAAAGGCAAAAGGAAGAGGAGCTAAAAGCCCTAAATTTTCTGAAAAGAGAAGGGAGCAAATACTTTAGTTGAATTAGCCTTAGTTAGTTAGTTTATACCGTTAAAGATACGTGCAAAATTCGCGGGAAACCTATGTTATCCGGTGATTTCAGGTTCCGATATACGAGCtcagaaatatttttcaccgGCTGTTGCGGGTTGGCTCGATTGGTTTAAATTGTGTGTGTCTGCCTACATACTTCTAGTTAATAGATTCTTTGaacttgtaaaattaaattttttttaaaaaatatatatatattgatatcgagaacaatataaaatttagaaataatcaaGTGCATCAACAACATTAGCAACACTTCATTGGCAAAGCGTAATCATAACTAAAatctaaagaaagaaaaagctagcattatatatataaatcaagTATCTTAAAACACTTTGAATGGTGGGgtcaaattttgataattaatgGTGGTGATAATGACGAGCACAAATTCAAGAACCATGCATGTAACTCGCCGTGCCATGCAAGCCCTGTGTATCATTATCAatccttcttttctttaataaagtgatgacGATTTGTATATGTTTTGACCCATttctttcacaaaataaaCGATTTCCCCTTTGTTAAaacctttttgttttaatcatcttttattcttttctttcttagcCGAAAGTTAAACGTCTTCGGTCGTGAAATGCACGATGACGCATGCAGCCATTGAGATGATTATATTAGCAGAGACGTGTGAATTAATTGCAGCCGGTGTgactttttaattcatttgacTTTGAATTCCAATTTCCTGTTCATTTGTTCAATCTTTTTTCAAACCttaaatatcttatttttcaatacaGCAGATGATAAATACAAGAGTATTTAAGATAACAATTAACTTTAGAACTCATTTGAGAGTGTGGTGAGGTAATTGAGCCGTCAAAACTGAGCTATTAaagtatttgataatatttgtagttgagttttaataatttaataatttttttttctcattttttactCTACAACTATATCTTTTACTCCACAATAAttacaacttaaaaattatagcacCTCACTCCTTTTCACACCCttaattatctaaattttaaatcgAATCACATCAGTTAAATCAAGCATGGGATATATGACAGAACCCAAAAATACTTTTCTTACTAATGACTCGAATTTGAAAGATAAGTGCTAACAGCCCCCTTAGCATgcttagtaaaaataaataaataaataaataaccatAAGCGGACACCTGTTAGATTTCTTGTTACTGGAACAGAATTAACCACTTTAACCTGTTCGGTTATGATGTCTATCCTATTACACGTGTCAACAAATCAGCAAATTCCACCGACAAATCTAATCTTTCCCATTTTGAAGCTGGCGGTGTACGCGTAACACAGTTGTGTTATTATTTGTGTTACATGTTGGAACAaaatgtacactttttaaaagagaaaaaaacatatttgtGTTCGTTGGTGTGTTTTGGTAAGTGAATAGAATGAGAAATGAATTTCATATCTCATGAGAAATTCTTattcatataataaaatcGAAATTCTTCATATGATATGATATGCaatataattcataatataatgAGAGATACCGTATATAAATTTGTAGAGTCGTtcacaaatatatattttacggATTTAGAATATTCTTGATACTTTcgtctctttatttttcacaataatATTGACTGAATATTAGACGTAACTACAAAAGAGGAAGAGATTACAGCAAAGAGGAAATTCTACTATTGTtgtaagattaaaaaaaaaaattgtttattttacaatgaaTGATACTGTTCTATTACCATTTACCAATTCAATACTAATAGAAGTTTGcaagattaataataataataatttgtggTAAGATAAACTAATATCTttttagaaacaaattaatctCCAAATATCCACatgccattttttttattatgtataattGAGCAATCAAAGTAGAATATTCGAATGTGTTATATAATTAGCTAAGATTGCTAATGGAAAATGAAGGAAGGCAAACGTGATGGCctgattgattttgtttttggaaacACTTTTCTACAAAGAGAAACACATTTAGCGAAGCGATCAGGTCAAACATATAAGGCCACAGAGCTGcacttatttttcaatatatatatatatatatatatatctatatatcgcagtatttttctctttccatTTGGCCGAATAACAtagattattataattaattatttggttGATCATGTGGGCGCTTGCAGAACCTACATGTTGTAATAGacaaaagcaaataaataattatgaacAAGACATTATTATAAAACCAACAAAGTAATTAAATAGAATATTAAGTTTAATGTTtctcttaattattaattgcagATATAACTTTGCTGGCTAAGCATATTTTGATGTATCAACTACTCTGATTCGGTAGGTGAGCGACATTCAACTGAAAGTCGTAGACTAATCGATAATGACTCTTTAGGCTTTTCCCTCTCAAATTTTATAACGGACACCGAAGAGTTTGTACTCTTATTGTACGAGGGCGATTCGCTcgaaatcgaaaaaaaaaataaaaataaataaatagagataaatttttttatttaatcttattaGTTATGTGTGCGCGCGCGCGtcagtaataaataaaaaaatagatttcaatactaattagtaaaaaatataatttttaatgtatttaaatttatatttttttgtatttagtGACAtctttactttaataaattaaagatactCTCGttataaaaagattttatgtatgtatgtacgtatatatgtgtgtatatataatttaagctatttttttaaaaaatgaggatCAACTCAATTAGGATTGATGTCTAGCCACAAAGATTAAGGATCAGGctacggtgcaactgtggcaaaCTCAATTAGGATTGATGTCTAGCCACAAAGATTAAGGATCAGGctacggtgcaactgtggcaccgtgccacagttgcatctaGCCGTTGGATGCAGTTAGATTAGTGAGGTCCACTAGCATCCAACGGTTAGATGCAACTGTGACACGGTACTACAGTTGCACCTAAGGTTTCCCCAAAGATTAAAGGATAATTTACTGCCAATATttcctttcaatttttaggAAAAAGGGAGAAAATAGGACCCACTGGGCAAACTTGTTTAATGCAGATTTGGTTCATGACATCATGACCTCGCACCATCTAAAATATGGACCTCGTTTTAAACATAAAGTATTGAGTAGAGATAAGATATGGAAGtagtatattatataaatgacGAGagacataatttatatatgaatatgagtcgtaaaatataaatatcttgGTTCTGTTATTCTGTCaactttttgattttttgattttttgattttttattttattcattgaaAGATGATCAAATCCGACCCTGCTTACTAGAAACTGACGTCTTTGATGTGCCGAAGAATGAAGATTATGTGTCTGAGGATGAAAATTGACTCGAAAGAAACCGAAACCGAAACCGATGAAGGCTTCAAGTACCCGGCCCCAACAGATTTTTTTCACTAAAGTCTGATCAGTCCGGACGTACAAGtatgattgaaaataataatataataatgataataataattacaggatataattaaaagaagaagtgAATAATTTTATGGTAGGGGCGAGGCTGTCTTATATCCTATATTAGgcacaattttttaatcatcttTTTTAAGGTCGGTTCAACAATATTTAGGATTTTAGACAAatggttttaattaatttttcttaaaatttgaggcaaaaaatatatattagtcACGTTATagattttacttatttaaaatcaattcttCCAATAttctaaaatgtaaaattattaaataaaattttattctacgATAGTTAATCCATGaacttttaattcaattataacatTTTCACTTACTTTTTTTCGTCAAATTACGTCTttcttactattattttttgagattaaactaatttttctattcttttattttttaaaagtttattgatacatttttatttcaaaatagacaaaaaagcgcgcgcgcacacacacacacacacaaaaaatagCTTAACaagagaatatattaaaaataaataaataacacaaccaattaaaaaataaaatatagaatttgagataaaatcataaattaactttaactttaattatttgaggatttgagtattgatcaataataattttagaattcatgTTCCCTTctatatagaaaataatagtttaatatGAATGTAgaattttcatatataacaGGATCGTACACAACCGCTTTAAGTTGTCTTCTGTTTTTTTGACCATTCCTTAGACTCATAGACTGAACAAATCCCAGTGGACATTCTTTTACATCCGATTGAACATTCTTTT
This window of the Citrus sinensis cultivar Valencia sweet orange chromosome 8, DVS_A1.0, whole genome shotgun sequence genome carries:
- the LOC102629784 gene encoding protein kinase STUNTED, which produces MPIEQMKNRNVLVGIRIDSHSRDLLSWALVKVAEPGDSVIAIHVCRNADHASKDKSLLDSYLEVYEGLCSVNQVGLAGQIMAGSSVRRVLVREAKNYAAAALVVGTSKKSALGGRCSTAKYCFKKLPPTTDVLAINNGRIVFRRCNNNQLPGVNGNPRPSVSLIESQCFKESQSEFAYSEAETEKSSGRGSDAASKDRYPTLLCESRTISRSSSVLSVDILEHRPGWPLQRRASSGTPEAINARKLSVVQWVMSLPNRSPLHSPTCSTTDEKRSEREMSDIVDESIRNGSLDELRKGLEVLLKMSTCGLKWFSYEVLQTATSEFSSENLIGKGGCNRVYKGVLPDGKHVAVKIMESSKEAWKDFAHEVDIISTLEHKNIAPLLGVCIEDDNLISVYHFLSKGSLGEYLHGKCRDKHPLSWEVRFNIAVGIAEALFYLHNECSRPVIHRDIKSSNILVSDKFEAQLSDFGLAIWGPAGSSFMTGDEVVGTFGYLAPEYFMYGKLSDKVDVYAFGVVLLELLSGREPISSAPKVQESLVMWAKPKTENGDLKGLLDPNLDGKYDEVQMQRIVLAANLCTTRAARLRPTMKEILQLLRGDNDFDKSVISPNKGIEDLDKQEDNDDEVYPNSSAELHLSLALLNVDDDSTSFSSMEPTNRISMEEYLKGRWSRSSSFN